A window of Juglans regia cultivar Chandler chromosome 7, Walnut 2.0, whole genome shotgun sequence contains these coding sequences:
- the LOC108981362 gene encoding uncharacterized protein LOC108981362, giving the protein MPPRILEGADVLAQLQMLGDVQFGKSGRKRKRTAEELNWTKYSIFFKLPYWVTLCLRHNLDVMHIEKNICDNILCTLMNIPGKTKDNIDSRRDLEIFQFRKELHLKVQGTDIALALTELSTFFKELCARTLDVNHLSQLQIDIVTILCKLEMIFPPSFFDVMVHLAVHLPREAILRGPVQYRWMYPFERYLDKFKRYVKNKARPEGSIAEAYIHIECVTFCSMYLQDIETKFTRMDRNIDGSRFSARKEHYEKCKVHSPMSINRTHQTEFPTWFRKRVQDQRITNPLDVTADLYALVCGPEPKVASYAACIINGKRFHTKQRELQRHTQNSGVLVTGDESTNNVDFYGVINDIVELRYMGWHRVYLFMCDWFDVGDPRRGIRVDNHMTSINMDRTWYKDEPFVLACQASQCFYIRDIRVKGRWFVVQKYTNRDVYDIPSVPRVLEDIDGESSDDDAYQENESSYDYAPLHCDGCLVSTPLNRNDIEPGLIDAREVTGLVGQNMDSTDFIDDGLIASSSGDAYGDGKYSDEDDLPTDDEFVSE; this is encoded by the exons ATGCCACCAAGGATTTTAGAAGGAGCTGATGTTTTGGCTCAACTACAGATGCTTGGGGATGTGCAATTTGGTAAATCTGGTCGAAAGAGAAAACGCACTGCTGAAGAGTTGAACTGGACAAAGTATAGCATTTTCTTCAAGCTACCGTATTGGGTAACCCTGTGTCTTCGACATAATCtagatgtcatgcatattgagaaaaatatttgtgataacaTCTTGTGCACATTAATGAACATTCCTGGGAAAACCAAGGATAATATCGATTCTCGACGTGACTTGGAGATTTTTCAGTttagaaaagaattacatttgAAGGTTCAAG GAACTGATATTGCATTGGCCTTGACTGAACTGAGCACTTTCTTCAAGGAGTTGTGTGCCCGAACCCTGGATGTTAACCACCTATCGCAACTCCAAATTGATATTGTCACAATTCTATgcaaattggagatgatattccccCCATCTTTTTTCGATGtcatggtccacctagctgtccactTACCCCGTGAGGCCATACTTAGGGGTCCAGTACAATACAGGTGGATGTatccatttgagaggtatctcgACAAGTTCAAGcgatatgttaagaataaagctcGCCCAGAAGGCTCAATAGCCGAAGCCTATATTCACATCGAATGCGTGACTTTTTGCTCAATGTATCTCCAAGATATTGAGACAAAGTTTACTCGAATGGACCGCAACATTGATGGTTCAAGATTTTCAGCTAGAAA GGAGCACTACGAGAAATGTAAGGTGCATAGCCCAATGAGTATCAATCGAACACATCAAACTGAGTTTCCAACTTGGTTCAGGAAACGT GTTCAGGACCAGCGTATCACCAACCCACTAGATGTGACTGCTGATCTGTATGCATTAGTTTGCGGTCCTGAACCTAAGGTTGCATCTTATGCTGCTTGCATTATAAATGGCAAAAGGTTCCATACAAAGCAGCGTGAACTTCAGAGGCATACACAAAATTCAGGGGTGTTAGTAACTGGTGACGAAAGTACAAATAATGTTGACTTCTACGGTGTTATTAATGATATCGTGGAGTTACGCTATATGGGTTGGCATCGGGTGTACTTGTTCatgtgtgattggtttgacgTTGGTGATCCAAGACGAGGGATACGAGTTGATAACCATATGACCAGTATCAACATGGAcaggacttggtataaggatgaaccattTGTGTTAGCATGCCAGGCTTCCCAATGTTTTTACATCAGAGATATAAGGGTGAAAGGGAGATGGTTTGTGGTGCAAAAGTACACGAATAGGGATGTATATGACATTCCATCGGTGCCAAGGGTGTTAGAAGATATTGATGGCGAATCAAGTGATGATGATgcctatcaagaaaatgaatcatcATATGATTATGCACCATTGCATTGTGATGGATGTCTCGTGTCAACTCCATTGAATAGGAATGATATAGAACCTGGCTTGATTGATGCACGAGAAGTCACTGGTTTGGTTGGTCAAAACATGGATTCAACAGATTTTATTGACGATGGCCTGATTGCTTCTAGTTCAGGAGATGCGTATGGTGATGGGAAATATTCAGATGAGGATGACCTGCCCACAGACGACGAGTTTGTGTCAGAATAG